CTGCGTCACCTTGCCGCCGCCCGCCGAGCCGCCCGCCGTGGAACCACCGGCCGTGGAACCGCCCGCCGTGGAGCCGCCGCTCGTGGAACCGCCCGTCGCGGCCGCCGAGGAGGTCGCCCCGCCCTTGGTGCCGCCGGTCGCACCACCGGTCGTACCGCCCGTCGAGGTGGAGCCGGTGCCGCCCGCGGCCGGGGCGGAGGCCGCCGCGCCGCCGCTCGCACCCGCCGCCTCGCCGGACGGGTCCTCGCCCTCCGGGTCGCAGGCCGTCAGCGCGAGAGCGGCGGCCGCGGCAACAGCGGCGACGGTCAGTTTCATGGTCCTGGTACGCATGGTGCGCCGATTCTCGGACGCTCTCCGCGGAACCGTTGCCGGCCTGCCCGTGCGGTGACGCCCATTCCAAAGTGGTTCGGAGACATGGGTGCAGCGGGCAAGAAGCCGTCCCCCCCGATCTGGCTTGTCGACAGGGACCTTACCAGTCAGCCGAATTGACGCCAGAAACCCTTCGGAATTCCGGTTGGGGCAGATGGCACAGGCATGGGACGTGTGCGACATACGGGGCGATAACCGGGCCGAGAAACCGGTTCGGCGGCGCCGGATATCCGGAGTCGGGGACGCACGACCGGAAATTCCGGTGTCCGCGTCAAAAGCGTGCGGGGCGTCGGCGGTCACCGATCGGCCACCAGTCGGCCACCGGTCTGCCACCGGTCGGCGCGGCGGGATCGCCGCACACTCCGCCTTCCCCCCTCCCGCCTCCCCGCGCGGTGCGGCGCATCCGACGAACAGATGGATTGTCATATATTGCGCGGTTATGGGAGACAGTGTCGGGATCAGTCGGCGATCGGTGCTCAGGACGGCCGCCGTGGCCGGTCTCGTGTCGGTGGCGGGGGCGGGGACGGGGACGGGAGCGGGACGGGCGGTGGCGGCGGGGGCGGCCGCGGGGCCGGGCGGCTTCCCGCAGCCGGTGGTGGCGGGGCGGCGGCCGGTGCCGGGGCGGGTGCCCTCGGTGCTGGAGCAGGTGCTGGACGTCCGGTTCGCCGAGGTCGACGTCCCGGGGTACGGGAAGGCCGTCGTCCGCGCCTACAACGGGGCCTTCCCGGGGCCGACGCTGCGGGTGCGGGCCGGGGACACCCTGCTGCTGACGCACGTCAACGGGCTGCCGCCGAACCCCGCGGGGGGCGGGCACGGCGCCCGGATGCCGCACCGTCCCAACAGCTTCAACCTGCACACCCACGGGATGCACGTCTCCCCCGCCGGGCACGCCGACAACGTGCTGCGGGAGTTCGCGCCGCGCGCCGCGGACGGCGACCCGGAGCCGCGCTACGGCTCGGTGGTGCACGTCCCCGCCGACCACCCGGCCGGGACGTACTGGTACCACCCGCACCTGCACGGCTCCACCGCCGAGCAGTTGGCCGGGGGCATGGCCGGGGTGATCGTGGTCGAGGGGGACGTGGACGAGGTGCCGGAGGTGCGGGCCGCCGCGGACGTGGTGGTGTGCGTCAACGAGCTGAAGCTGCGCGGCGGCCGGGTGCCGCCGTTCACCTCGGGGGCCTGGATGGCCGGGGTGCCGTCCGTGTTCACCGTCAACGGCGCGGTCAACCCGGTGCTGGCGCTGCGACCGGGCGAGGTACAGCGGTGGCGGCTGGTGGGGGCGACCGCGTTCACCGCACTGCAACTCCAACTCACTGGCCCCGGAGGCACGTTGACGATGCACCGGATCGCCCAGGACGGGGTGACGCTGCCCGCCCCCGTACCCGCGCGAACGGTCGAGCTGGTGATGGGCAACCGGGTGGACGTACTGGTCCGGGGCGGGGCGCCCGGGCGGTACGAGCTGCGTGCGGCGCGGGTGCCGGAGCCGCTGCTGACCGTCGAGGTCGCGGGCGAGCCGGTTGTCCCGCCGATGGGCCTGCCGACGGCCCTGCCGCCGGGCCGGCCGTTCCTCGACGAACGGGAGGTCACCGGCCCGGACCGGGAGGTGCTCTTCCACGTCGACCCGGGCGTCTTCCCGCAGCCCTTCCCCGACGCCTTCCGGGTGCTCGGCACCCACCCCACCCCGCCCGCCGACCCGGGCGGCGACCTGCGCCGCGACCCGGCGTACGGCCTGTACGACCCCGGCTACGTCAACCACGTCCTGCCGCTGGGCCGCACGGAACGCTGGACGGTGCGCACCGGCGAGACCTCCCCCGGTTTCAACCACCCCTTCCACCTGCACACCAACCCGTTCCTGGTGACCCACCGCAACGGCGTCCGGCTGGACCCGCCGGTCTGGCACGACACCGTCGGCCTGGCCGGTGGCGCGCCCGGCGAGTCGGTGACCTTCCTGGTCCGCTACGAGGACTTCACCGGCGACGCCATCGCGCACTGCCACCAACTGCACCACGAGGACCTCGGCATGATGCAGAACGTGCGGTACGTGCTGCCCTGAGCGGGCCCGCCTCCGTCAACTCCCTTTCTTTCCTTGTAGGTTGTGGTGGACTTCGCTCCAGACGACCTCGTGGGCGGTGCCGTTGTTGCGGGAGGGCGGCGAATAGCGGTGCCCCCAGCGGTCACCGAGGGCGAGGGCCTCCAGAACGGCCCGGTGGTCGTCGCCGCCGTGCGGGCGGGTGATCACCAGCTCCACCCGGTAACCGGCGGGAACGGCCGTCACCTTGGCCTCCGCACCGCCGGCCGCCGCGAGCCGCTCGGCGATCTCCCAGGCCCGCTGCCACGCCGCGTCACTCACGAGACCACCCCCAGCTCGGCCGCAGACCCCCGCACGACCACCGGGAACTCTCCCCGCAGCAACGCGAGTTCGACCAGCGCCTCGGCCAGACGCTGCGCCCACGGCAGCCCCGCACACCCCAACGCGAGACCGGCCGCCTCCGGCGGAACATCGTCACGGTAGACCGGCGAAAGCCCCGGCGGCGGATCGAGCCGAGCCACCCGGAAGGCCCGCTCCAAGGAATCCGCCGCCCGCTCGGAATCGGCGAACCCACCACGCAGGAAACGCTGCAGAACGTCGACGGCCACCAACGGCTGTCCGGTGTAGAGCACGTGCACCCCTTCTTCGTCTTCGATGTACCGAAACGTCTTCAAGCCGCGCCCACGGCCGCGGCACAACGCGGGCACCCACAGGGCGGCCAGGTCAGCGCCGAGACCAGCGGCAGAACCTCCTCCTCGTCCGAAACGCAGGAGGAGACTTCCGCCCTGACCCCGTCGGACCGCACCCGGTAGACCCGGATCGTCAACCTGGCTGTTTGGCAAGGGGGTTGGTGATCAGACATGGCGATGGACCTCGCGGGTGGCGGTGCGGAAAGTGCCGTGCGGAGGCGCGTCGCGCACCCCTGCACGAGATAATCTCCTGCACTTATGTAGAGGAGTTACGAATAGAAGAGTGCCCTACTCCTCTACATAAGTAAACCCGCCGCGAGGAGAAACCCGCGACGGGCCATCAGACTTGACTTGCCGTCAGTCGATGACGGCAGCCTGGTAGGTGAGGACGAAGTGGTCGGCTGCCATGAGGGTGTCGCAGACCTCCACCACGCGGCCGGTGGTGGTGATGGCTTCCCGCACCAGGTGGATCACCGCCGCCCCCGGGCTCAGGGCCAGCGCGACTGCCTCGGCCTTGGTCGCCAGCCGGGCCCGGACGGTCTCCTCGTACTTCGCGAGCGTGAACCCGCACTCCTCAAGGCGCTGGTAGATGCCGCCACCGCCCGGGTTCTCGGCGAACATCTCCGGGATGTCCTTCACCACGTCCCACGGGAGGTACGAGGTGGCCTCCTCGGTGGGCACACCGTTCCTGAAGTACCGGCGCCGACGCGCGAGGACCCGGGTACCAGCCGGGATCTGGAGCCGTTCGGCGATGTCGGCCGGCGCTTCGATCGGCCCGATGAACAGCACCGTGACCGAGAGGGTCCCGCCGGACGCCTCGGTCTCGGCCAGGTAAGCCGCCTTGCCCGCCTTCCGGTGGGCCCGCCGGAAGCGGTCCGACGACCTGTGCTGCACCGGGGGACGGTAACGGACGAACGAGCCCCGACCGTGATACGTCTCGATCAACTGCGCCGTCCGCAGTTCGGCGATGGCGTTGCGCACGGTGCCCGACGCGACCCCGTAGCGCTGCATCAACTCGGCCTCGCTCGGCACCGGAGCACCCGGGGCGAGGATGCCTGCCTTGATCTCCGCCGCCAGGTCGTCCGCGATCTGGAGGTACTTCTTCGCCTTCGCCGACACCGTCGGCTCGCTGCTCGCCATGGTTCCTTCAGGGCTCCTATTCTCCTGTACATGAGTAACAGCGTCCCGAAGCCGTAGTCAACGCCGCTCCGTTCCACCTCCGTTGTGGGCGCGGTGGCGTGAGAGAACGGTCGGGCTCCGGTGATTTGCCGAGTTGGGGGCCGCCCGGCGGGGTGCTGGAGCTGACGGAGACCGTCGAGGACGGCGTACGCCGCGAGGTCCACGAGGAGACCGGGCTGAAGGTCGGCGTCGAACGGCTCACCGGCGTCTACAAGAACGTCTCACGCGGCATCGTCGCCCTGGTCTTCCGGTGCCACCTCGAAGAGGGCAGCGAGCGGCTCTCGGACGAGTCCACCGCGATCGCCTGGCTGACCCCGGCCGAAGTCTCCGAGCGCATGGCCGAGGTGTACGCCGTCCGCCTCCTGGACGCGCTCCGCGACGACGCGGCCCCGAGCATCCGCAACCACGACGGGCGGCGGTGGCTCACCGGGCCCGAGACAGCGGGCTGACCGCCGAGGACCGCTGGGGCGGTGCGAGCGGTCCGCCGTCCGCCTGGAGCTATCGAGCGTGTCTGGTCCATCTGAGCAGCACGCCAGACGCTTCTGTGCTTCGACGGCAGGTCGGCGGGCCGCCGGTCATGGCCCGGCAGATCGCTCATGTGCTGCACCTTGCGGAGGGCCCTCATTCCGTCGTACAGGTGCTCCCCTTCTCGGCTGGCGCGCATGGAATGCCGAGTTCAATAACCCTGCTCGACTTCCTGGATGCTCCGCGCGCCGTCTACGCGGAGGGCTACGGCACGGGCCAACTCATCGAGTCCCCAGCTGAAGTGCAGGCTGCCACGCTGGCCTACGATCTCCTCCAGGCGGCAGCCCTGTCACCGGCGGAGTCGTTGTCGTGGCTCCGCAGCGAACTGGAGGATCTCCGAACATGAGCACCGCTCCCCGCCCGTCCCTCATCGATCTGGAGCCGAGCCTCGTCGGGTGGAGGAAGTCCAGCTACTCCGACGCACAGGGCCAGGGCGACTGCGTCGAGATCGCCGAGACCTACGCCGCCTCGCACGGCGTCGTCGCCATCCGCGACAGCAAGAACCCCACCGGCACCCCCCTCGTTGTCCCCGTCGCCGCCTGGAACGCTTTCGCCACCGCAGTCGCCGCAGGCGAGTTCGGCGCCATCTGACCGGACGCCAGCACGCGGCAGCAGGAACGCGGTACGTCCTACCCGGCCGCGTCTCGGCCGGACACCGGGGTGTCCGGGTCGTCCAGCCAGGCCGTCTGTCCGGTGGGGGTCACCGTCAGCCCGTAGCGGTCGTATCCGGGGCGTCCGGCGGCCGTCCACCGGTGGTGGGCGGTCGCCATCTCGTCCCAGAGCTGCCGGGGACCGGACTGGTGGACCTCGAAGCGGGGCTGCCCCGGTACGGAGTCCACCGTGGCCCAGGACGTGACGGCCGTGTCGAACAGCCACCACGTCCGGCCCGGACCGTAGTCGTTGCGGCGGTAGTACACGTCCGGCAGGGCGAGGGCGCAGGCGAACAGCGCCGGCCAGTCGGCCCCGACGGTCTCGGGGTCCGGTTCCGTCCAGGACTGCTCGGCGTCGCCCGGCCACTCGCCCGGCAGGTAGTCGTCCACCGGGGCGGCGGCGTAGCGCTGCCGGCGCAGCATCATGAACGCCGCCGAGCGGGTGAACCTGCCACTCGCCGTCCCGTTGTCCCCGACCGTGAGGCGGACGATCGCCCCGCCGCCCAGCAGGGGGGAGACCGGGCTGACGATCACCCCGCCGGGGCGGGTCTGGTCCGGCCAGGCGGGCGGGATGTCCCGTACGGGCACGGTGGACAGCAGCCGGTCGTACGGAGCGGCGGCCGACCACCCGAACGAGCCGTCCCCGCACATGACTTCGGGTGCGTAACCGGCGGCGTGCAGTGCGGACCGGGCCGCGTCGGCGACCCGGGGATCGACCTCGATCGTGGACACCGCCCCGGCCCCCAGACCGACGGCGAGGACAGCAACCCCGCGAACGACCCGGCCCCCGAGAGCGAAACCATGGCGGCCCAACTCGGCCGTCTGCTCGGCGCCACGGCGTTCGAAACGGTCTGGGGGCGCGCCGTCCCGCACCACCTGTACGGAATCTGACGAAGGCCGGCTCCATGCCCGCGCACCTCCCCGAGAACGTCCGGCAGGCCCGGGCGGCCCTCGCTCGTCTGGGCTGACTGCGGCCGGGGGGCGAAGCGTCGTCGGGGTGGCGGAAAGGCGGTGCGGGATCCGTGCCGGTGCGGGAGGCTGCGGGGCGGAGTTGGACGGGAGAGCGGAGGGGTGCGGTGAGCGGACCGGACGGGGTGGACCTGTTCCGCCTGGAGGACGTGGACGGCGGGCGCTGCGTCGTGCGCGTCACCGGGCCCGGCGGGGCGGACGGGGACGGGGAGCGCGTGCTGCGGGCCGACGTCCTGGTGCACGCCGACTTCGTCGATGCCCGGTTGGAGCTGTTCCTCGGCCCGGGGGACCTCGACGCCTGGCGGTGGGGGCTCGACGGGCTCGACCTCGGCAAGGGCTTCGAACTCGGGGACCGCGGGGTGAGCCTGGCCCTCCAGCCGTACGAGGACGGCTACCTGATCGTCACCGTCCAGGACCCCGAGCGGTTGAGCGTGGTGCTGTGGATCCGGCCGCGAGCGGGCTGGACCGACGAACACCGGGAGCGGCTGGAGCAGGTCCGGCGGGCCTGGCCCGGCGGGGGCGGGGCGGTCTGTCCCTGACCCGTCGGCGGCGTCCGGTCGGGACGGGTGGGGTCAGAGCTGCTCGAACTGGAAGGTGCGGATGAAGCAGTCCCGGGGCTGGGAGAGCGCGAACAGCACGCAGTCGGTGACCGATCGGGCGGTGAGCGGGTCGGTAGCCCAGGACGCGGGCGGCCAGGTCCGTCGGTGCCCCTCCGTCGGTGCCGGGTGTGCTGCCCGCGAAGATACCGGTACGGACGGAAGGGAGCCGGGGTGCGCAGCTGGGGCGCGGAGGTCGAAGTGCCGTGCGGGTGCGGGGCGGTGTTGCGGTGGGGCGTGGGGCAGTTCGTCCGGGACGGGCGGTTGGGCTGGGACGGCGAGTCCTGGTGCCCGGCGTGCAACGGCGGCGGCTGCCTGGGCTTCGGCTACGGGGAGGCGCCGGAGTGGGTGCGCGGGCCGGTGCTGGAGCGGTACGGGCCGGTGCGGGTGCGGCTGGTGGACCCGGCGGCCGGGCGGGGCGCGGTGCTGCGGGTGGTGCGCGGGGCCTGGCCGGTGACGCCGGCACACGCGAGCGCCCTGGCGGCGCTGCTGGCCGGTGCGGGCCTGCCCGGGACGCCCGCGGAGGCCGACTGGCTGTGCGGGCTGCTGGCGGAACGGGGGCTGGCGGCCGAGACCGTGCCGAAGCTGGAGGCGGGGGCGGCGGGGATCGGGGCAGGGGCGGGCGTGGCGGCGGCCGAGTGGCCGTGGCCGCCGCACGCGTGAGCCGCTCCCCCGGGCCGGGGCCGGGGGTCAGTCCCGGTGGTCGGTGGTCTGCCGCCGGGTCGCGGCGCGGCTGAACTCGCCGGAGCCGACCCGGGCGGCGAGGGTGTCGTCCGGGCCGGAGAGCAGCGAACCGTAGCCGGTGGCGGCCCACAGGCTGCGTTCGGCGGGGACTTCGAAGTACGGGACGGTGCGGCCCTGGTCGCGGACGGCGAGGACCTGCGGGGAGCGGCGGGCCTTGAGCGCCTGGCCGCAGTCCTCGCAGACGGCGACGTCGACGCGTTCGCGGCGGCCGAGCGGGCGCCAGGTGGTGCGGCGGGCGGCGGTGCCGTGCCGGGGGTCGAAGAAGCAGAGCGGCAGCCGGGTCCCGGTGTCGAGCGCGGCCCGGCCCTCGGCGGCGAGGGCGAGCACGCCGGCCAGGTCGGGGATGCCGGTGGCGCCGTCGAGGACCCGGCCGGCCGCGTCGTAGGCGTCCAGGGCGCGGCCGAGGCCGGGGGTGGTGGCGCCGTCGGCGCCCTCCAGGGCGGCACCGAGGGCGAGCACCTCGTCGGCGGCCTGGCGGCGCAGCCCGGCCTCGTCGGCGGCCCGGTCGGCGGCGAACACGGCGTCGGGGAAGGTGAAGGCGGTGTGCCGGGGGCGGCGGCGGCTGCGGACCACCAGGGCGGCGCCGACCACCAGGACGAGCACCAGCACCGCGGCGACGGCGAACGGGCCGGTGGACGAGGAGGAGGACGACGGGGAGTCGGCGGCGGACTCCTGGTGCTGCGGGCGGGCCGAGTACTCGCGGTCGACCCGGTCGGCCTCGGCCTTGTAGACCTCGGTGCCCTTGCCGGTGCTGAT
The window above is part of the Kitasatospora sp. NA04385 genome. Proteins encoded here:
- a CDS encoding multicopper oxidase family protein; translation: MAGLVSVAGAGTGTGAGRAVAAGAAAGPGGFPQPVVAGRRPVPGRVPSVLEQVLDVRFAEVDVPGYGKAVVRAYNGAFPGPTLRVRAGDTLLLTHVNGLPPNPAGGGHGARMPHRPNSFNLHTHGMHVSPAGHADNVLREFAPRAADGDPEPRYGSVVHVPADHPAGTYWYHPHLHGSTAEQLAGGMAGVIVVEGDVDEVPEVRAAADVVVCVNELKLRGGRVPPFTSGAWMAGVPSVFTVNGAVNPVLALRPGEVQRWRLVGATAFTALQLQLTGPGGTLTMHRIAQDGVTLPAPVPARTVELVMGNRVDVLVRGGAPGRYELRAARVPEPLLTVEVAGEPVVPPMGLPTALPPGRPFLDEREVTGPDREVLFHVDPGVFPQPFPDAFRVLGTHPTPPADPGGDLRRDPAYGLYDPGYVNHVLPLGRTERWTVRTGETSPGFNHPFHLHTNPFLVTHRNGVRLDPPVWHDTVGLAGGAPGESVTFLVRYEDFTGDAIAHCHQLHHEDLGMMQNVRYVLP
- a CDS encoding GntR family transcriptional regulator, translating into MASSEPTVSAKAKKYLQIADDLAAEIKAGILAPGAPVPSEAELMQRYGVASGTVRNAIAELRTAQLIETYHGRGSFVRYRPPVQHRSSDRFRRAHRKAGKAAYLAETEASGGTLSVTVLFIGPIEAPADIAERLQIPAGTRVLARRRRYFRNGVPTEEATSYLPWDVVKDIPEMFAENPGGGGIYQRLEECGFTLAKYEETVRARLATKAEAVALALSPGAAVIHLVREAITTTGRVVEVCDTLMAADHFVLTYQAAVID
- a CDS encoding NUDIX hydrolase — protein: MLELTETVEDGVRREVHEETGLKVGVERLTGVYKNVSRGIVALVFRCHLEEGSERLSDESTAIAWLTPAEVSERMAEVYAVRLLDALRDDAAPSIRNHDGRRWLTGPETAG
- a CDS encoding DUF5753 domain-containing protein, with the protein product MLRRQVGGPPVMARQIAHVLHLAEGPHSVVQVLPFSAGAHGMPSSITLLDFLDAPRAVYAEGYGTGQLIESPAEVQAATLAYDLLQAAALSPAESLSWLRSELEDLRT
- a CDS encoding DUF397 domain-containing protein → MSTAPRPSLIDLEPSLVGWRKSSYSDAQGQGDCVEIAETYAASHGVVAIRDSKNPTGTPLVVPVAAWNAFATAVAAGEFGAI
- a CDS encoding DUF5959 family protein is translated as MSGPDGVDLFRLEDVDGGRCVVRVTGPGGADGDGERVLRADVLVHADFVDARLELFLGPGDLDAWRWGLDGLDLGKGFELGDRGVSLALQPYEDGYLIVTVQDPERLSVVLWIRPRAGWTDEHRERLEQVRRAWPGGGGAVCP